From Cronobacter turicensis z3032, the proteins below share one genomic window:
- the ypdB gene encoding Uncharacterized response regulatory protein ypdB → MKVIIVEDEVLAQQELNWLIKTHSQMDVVATFEDGLDVLKYLQQHDVDAIFLDINIPSLDGVLLAQNISKFARKPFIVFITAWKEHAVEAFELEAFDYILKPYQESRIIGMLQKLEAAFAQQSAPHAAAPAGRENATINLIKDERIIVTDINDIYYAEAHEKMTFVYTRKEAYVMPMNITEFCSRLPEAHFFRCHRSYCVNLNKIREIEPWFNNTYILRLRDLDFQVPVSRSRVKAFRQLMRL, encoded by the coding sequence ATGAAAGTGATTATCGTCGAGGATGAAGTCCTCGCGCAGCAGGAGCTGAACTGGCTGATTAAAACCCACAGCCAGATGGACGTGGTCGCCACGTTTGAAGACGGGCTGGATGTGCTGAAATACCTTCAGCAGCACGACGTGGACGCCATTTTTCTCGATATCAATATTCCGTCGCTGGACGGCGTGCTGCTGGCGCAGAACATCAGTAAATTCGCCCGCAAGCCGTTTATCGTGTTTATCACTGCCTGGAAAGAGCATGCGGTGGAGGCGTTCGAACTGGAAGCATTCGACTACATTCTGAAACCGTATCAGGAGTCGCGCATTATCGGGATGCTGCAAAAGCTGGAAGCCGCCTTTGCGCAGCAGAGCGCGCCACACGCCGCCGCGCCTGCCGGGCGCGAGAACGCGACCATTAATCTCATCAAGGATGAGCGGATTATCGTCACCGATATCAACGATATTTACTACGCCGAAGCGCACGAGAAGATGACGTTCGTCTACACGCGCAAAGAGGCGTACGTGATGCCGATGAATATTACCGAGTTTTGCAGCCGCCTGCCGGAGGCGCATTTCTTCCGCTGCCACCGCTCCTACTGCGTGAATCTCAATAAGATCCGCGAGATCGAGCCGTGGTTTAACAACACCTACATTTTGCGCCTGCGCGATCTCGATTTTCAGGTGCCGGTGAGCCGCAGCCGGGTTAAAGCATTCCGCCAGCTGATGCGGTTGTAA
- the ypdA gene encoding Inner membrane protein ypdA has protein sequence MGFSVHEIFDMLLAVFDRAALMLICLFFLIRIRLFRELLHKSAHTPKELLAVTAIFSMFALFSTWSGVPVEGSLVNVRIIAVMSGGILFGPWVGIITGVIAGLHRYLIDIGGITAIPCFITSIVAGVLSGLISRQVPKAQHWRAGILGGMLCETLTMILVVVWAPTTALGLDIVSKIGVPMILGSVSIGFIVLLVRSVEGEKEASAARQAKLALDIANKTLPLFRHVNTESLRQVCDIIRRDINADAVAITNTEKVQAYVGVGEHNYQDNSDALSPTTQQAIRYGKIIIKNNDEAHRTPEIHSMLVIPLWEKGIVTGTLKIYYCHAHQITSSLQEMAVGLSQIISTQLEVSRAEQLREMANKAELRALQSKINPHFLFNALNAISSSIRLNPDTARQLIFNLSRYLRYNIELKDDEQIDIKKELYQIKDYIAIEQARFGDKLTVIYDIDDEVNCRVASLLIQPLVENAIVHGIQPCRGKGVVTLSIAQSGSRVRIAVRDTGHGIDPQIIEQLDTNEMPVNKIGLINVHHRVKLLYGEGLHIRRLEPGTEIAFYVPDQPPRPGAATLL, from the coding sequence ATCGGATTTTCCGTGCACGAGATTTTCGACATGCTGCTGGCGGTCTTTGACCGCGCGGCGCTAATGCTGATTTGCCTCTTTTTCCTGATTCGCATCCGCCTGTTCCGCGAACTGCTGCATAAGAGCGCCCACACGCCGAAAGAGCTGCTGGCGGTCACCGCGATCTTTTCGATGTTCGCGCTGTTCAGCACCTGGTCCGGGGTGCCGGTGGAAGGCTCGCTGGTGAACGTGCGCATTATCGCCGTGATGTCCGGCGGTATTCTCTTCGGCCCGTGGGTCGGCATCATCACGGGCGTTATCGCCGGGCTACACCGTTACCTGATTGATATTGGCGGCATCACCGCCATTCCCTGTTTTATCACCAGCATCGTCGCAGGCGTGCTCTCAGGCCTTATCAGCCGCCAGGTGCCGAAAGCGCAGCACTGGCGCGCGGGCATTCTGGGCGGCATGCTGTGCGAAACGCTGACCATGATTCTGGTGGTGGTCTGGGCGCCGACCACGGCGCTCGGGCTGGATATCGTGTCGAAAATCGGCGTGCCGATGATTTTAGGCAGCGTCTCTATCGGCTTTATCGTGCTGCTGGTGCGAAGCGTCGAGGGCGAAAAAGAGGCCAGCGCCGCGCGCCAGGCCAAACTGGCGCTGGATATCGCCAACAAAACGCTGCCGCTGTTCCGCCATGTGAATACCGAATCCCTGCGTCAGGTGTGCGACATTATCCGCCGCGATATCAACGCCGACGCGGTCGCCATCACCAATACCGAAAAGGTGCAGGCCTATGTGGGCGTGGGCGAGCATAATTATCAGGATAACAGCGACGCGCTAAGCCCCACCACGCAACAGGCGATCCGCTACGGCAAAATCATCATCAAGAATAACGACGAAGCCCACCGCACGCCGGAGATTCACTCCATGCTGGTGATCCCGCTGTGGGAGAAAGGCATCGTCACCGGAACGCTGAAAATCTATTACTGCCATGCGCATCAGATAACCTCCTCGTTGCAGGAGATGGCCGTCGGCCTGTCGCAGATCATCTCTACGCAGCTTGAGGTGTCGCGCGCCGAGCAGTTGCGCGAGATGGCGAATAAAGCGGAGCTGCGCGCGTTGCAGAGCAAAATCAACCCGCACTTTCTCTTTAACGCGCTGAACGCCATTTCTTCGTCCATACGCCTCAACCCGGACACCGCGCGCCAGCTGATTTTTAACCTCTCGCGGTATCTGCGCTACAACATCGAGCTGAAAGACGACGAGCAGATCGACATTAAAAAAGAGCTGTACCAGATTAAGGACTACATCGCGATTGAGCAGGCGCGCTTCGGCGACAAGCTGACCGTGATTTACGATATCGACGACGAAGTGAACTGCCGCGTCGCCAGCCTGCTGATCCAGCCGCTGGTGGAGAACGCGATTGTGCATGGCATTCAACCGTGCCGCGGCAAAGGCGTGGTGACGCTTAGCATCGCGCAGAGCGGCAGCCGGGTGCGGATCGCGGTGCGCGATACCGGCCACGGCATCGATCCGCAGATTATCGAACAGCTGGATACCAACGAGATGCCAGTAAATAAAATCGGGCTGATTAACGTGCATCATCGGGTGAAGCTGTTATATGGCGAAGGGCTGCATATTCGCCGCCTGGAGCCGGGCACCGAGATTGCGTTTTACGTGCCGGATCAACCGCCGCGTCCCGGCGCCGCGACGCTGTTGTAG
- the mntH gene encoding Probable manganese transport protein mntH — protein MAKAIFQRQRMNHSRVEQNRGRTARKLRLALMGPAFIAAIGYIDPGNFATNIQAGASFGYQLLWVVVWANLMAMLIQVLSAKLGIATGKNLAEQIRDHYPRQVVWFYWVQAEIIAMATDLAEFIGAAIGFKLILGVSLLQGAVLTGIATFLILMLQKRGQKPLEKVIGGLLLFVAAAYIVELFFSQPKLAALGKGMLIPSLPNSEAVFLAAGVLGATIMPHVIYLHSSLTQNLHDGSRKERYSATKWDVAIAMTIAGFVNLAMMATAAAAFHFSGHTKVAELDQAYLTLEPLLSHAAATIFGLSLVAAGLSSTVVGTLAGQVVMQGFVRFSIPLWVRRAVTMAPSFIVILMGLDPTRILVMSQVLLSFGIALALVPLLFFTSNKTLMGELVNTPWVKRTGWAIVVLVVALNIWLLVGTALGL, from the coding sequence ATAGCAAAGGCTATATTTCAGAGGCAGAGAATGAACCACAGTCGCGTTGAGCAAAATCGTGGCCGTACAGCGCGAAAGTTAAGGCTGGCGCTGATGGGGCCAGCTTTCATCGCTGCCATTGGCTATATCGATCCGGGTAACTTTGCGACCAACATCCAGGCGGGCGCGAGCTTTGGCTATCAACTCCTGTGGGTGGTGGTCTGGGCGAACCTGATGGCGATGCTGATTCAGGTGCTCTCCGCCAAGCTTGGCATCGCTACCGGCAAAAATCTCGCCGAGCAAATTCGCGATCACTATCCGCGCCAGGTCGTCTGGTTTTACTGGGTGCAGGCGGAGATCATCGCCATGGCGACCGATCTCGCGGAATTTATCGGCGCGGCGATAGGCTTTAAGCTGATCCTTGGCGTGTCGCTCCTGCAGGGCGCGGTGCTGACCGGTATCGCCACGTTTCTTATCCTGATGCTGCAAAAGCGCGGGCAGAAACCGCTGGAAAAAGTCATCGGCGGGCTGCTGCTGTTTGTGGCGGCCGCGTATATTGTCGAACTTTTCTTCTCGCAGCCGAAGCTTGCCGCGCTCGGCAAAGGGATGCTTATCCCAAGCCTGCCGAATTCCGAAGCCGTGTTCCTGGCCGCAGGCGTCCTGGGGGCGACCATCATGCCGCACGTTATCTATCTGCATTCGTCGCTCACGCAAAACCTGCATGACGGCTCGCGTAAAGAACGCTACTCCGCGACCAAATGGGACGTGGCGATCGCGATGACCATCGCCGGTTTTGTGAATCTGGCGATGATGGCGACCGCAGCGGCGGCGTTTCACTTCAGCGGACATACCAAAGTGGCCGAGCTCGATCAGGCGTACCTGACGCTCGAACCGCTCCTGAGCCACGCGGCGGCGACCATTTTTGGTTTAAGTCTGGTAGCGGCTGGGCTCTCCTCCACGGTGGTGGGCACGCTGGCAGGGCAGGTGGTGATGCAGGGGTTTGTGCGCTTCAGCATTCCGCTGTGGGTACGTCGCGCGGTGACAATGGCGCCGTCGTTTATCGTTATCCTGATGGGCCTCGATCCGACGCGCATTCTCGTGATGAGCCAGGTGCTGCTGAGCTTTGGTATCGCGCTGGCGCTGGTGCCGCTGCTGTTCTTTACCAGCAACAAAACGCTGATGGGCGAGCTGGTCAACACACCGTGGGTAAAACGCACCGGCTGGGCGATTGTCGTACTGGTGGTAGCGCTGAATATCTGGCTATTGGTGGGCACGGCGCTCGGATTATAA
- the glk gene encoding Glucokinase — protein MTKYALVGDVGGTNARLALCDVDSGEILKAKTYSGLDYPSLEAVVRVYLKEHNATVTDGCIAIACPITGDWVAMTNHVWAFSVAEMKKNLGFDHLEIINDFTAVSMAIPMLKTDHLIQFGGGEAQPNKPIAVYGAGTGLGVAHLVHVDKRWVSLPGEGGHVDFAPNSEEEAIILEQLRAEVGHVSAERVLSGPGLVNLYRAIVKADGRLPDNLRPKDITERALDDSCTDCRRALSLFCVIMGRFGGNLALTLGTFGGVYIAGGIVPRFLDFFTSSGFRGGFEDKGRFKTYVQDIPVYLIVHDQPGLLGAGAHLRQTLGQIL, from the coding sequence ATGACCAAATATGCTTTGGTGGGAGACGTAGGCGGCACCAACGCACGCTTAGCGCTGTGCGACGTAGACAGCGGCGAGATACTCAAGGCGAAAACTTATTCCGGCCTTGATTATCCGAGCCTTGAAGCGGTGGTGCGGGTGTATCTGAAAGAGCATAACGCCACGGTAACGGATGGCTGCATCGCCATTGCGTGTCCGATTACCGGCGACTGGGTGGCGATGACCAACCACGTCTGGGCGTTTTCTGTCGCCGAAATGAAAAAGAATCTCGGCTTCGATCATCTGGAAATTATTAACGATTTCACCGCCGTTTCCATGGCGATCCCGATGCTCAAAACCGACCATCTGATCCAGTTCGGCGGCGGCGAAGCGCAGCCCAATAAACCGATCGCCGTTTATGGCGCGGGCACCGGACTTGGCGTCGCGCACCTTGTGCATGTCGATAAGCGCTGGGTGAGCCTGCCGGGCGAGGGCGGCCACGTCGATTTCGCGCCGAACAGCGAAGAAGAGGCGATTATTCTTGAGCAGCTGCGCGCCGAAGTCGGCCACGTTTCCGCCGAGCGCGTGTTGTCAGGGCCAGGTCTGGTGAACCTCTACCGCGCGATTGTCAAAGCCGATGGTCGTCTGCCGGACAACCTGCGTCCAAAAGACATCACCGAACGCGCGCTGGATGACAGCTGCACCGACTGCCGTCGCGCGCTGTCCCTCTTCTGCGTCATCATGGGCCGTTTCGGCGGCAACCTGGCGCTGACGCTCGGCACCTTTGGCGGCGTCTACATCGCAGGCGGCATCGTGCCGCGCTTCCTGGATTTCTTCACCTCCAGCGGTTTTCGCGGCGGGTTTGAAGATAAAGGCCGCTTTAAAACCTACGTACAGGATATTCCGGTCTATCTGATTGTTCACGACCAGCCAGGGCTGCTCGGCGCGGGCGCGCATCTGCGCCAGACGCTGGGGCAGATCCTCTGA
- the ipdC gene encoding Indole-3-pyruvate decarboxylase encodes MPANYCIADYLLDRLAGCGVKHLFGVPGDYNLLFLDNVIAHPRITWVGCANELNGAYAADGYARCNGIGALLTTYGVGELSALNAVAGSYAEAVPVLHIVGAPCQSAQRKGEVLHHTLGDGDFHHFLRIAREVTAAQGWLTPANACSEIDRVIAEMLRTRRPGYLVLPTDVARAPATAPVNAITAPRPQGDDAQLAAFREAAQARFAKGGRVALLADFLAQRFGVQNALHQWMDDTPMPHSSLLMGKGVLDETKPGFTGTYSGAASDPAVCRAIEEAELVICVGVQFADTITAGFTQRLTRDQTIDVQPWATRVGDRWFSGIAMDQAVAILHDITKRHSARLAPPDATPPAIKSTAAGALNQQNFWPLIEAFLQPGDIIAVDQGTAAFGAAALRLPAGCDFLVQPLWGSIGYALPAAFGAQTACPNRRVVLITGDGAAQLSIQEMGSMLRDGQAPVVMVLNNDGYTVERAIHGATQRYNDIAPWQWTKLPHALHAASQAQSWRVSDAAQLKDVLERLSRPERLSLIEVMLPRDDVPPLLDAVSRALEARNGAQDE; translated from the coding sequence ATGCCAGCTAACTATTGTATTGCCGATTATCTGCTGGATCGTCTGGCGGGATGTGGCGTTAAGCACCTGTTTGGCGTGCCTGGAGATTACAATCTGCTGTTCCTCGATAACGTCATCGCCCACCCGCGTATCACCTGGGTCGGCTGCGCCAACGAGCTCAACGGCGCTTATGCCGCCGATGGATACGCCCGTTGCAACGGCATCGGCGCGCTGCTGACGACCTATGGCGTGGGCGAGCTAAGCGCGCTTAATGCCGTGGCGGGCAGCTACGCTGAGGCGGTGCCGGTGCTGCATATCGTTGGCGCGCCGTGTCAGTCGGCGCAGCGCAAAGGCGAAGTATTGCACCACACGCTGGGCGACGGCGATTTTCACCACTTTTTGCGCATCGCCCGCGAAGTCACCGCCGCGCAGGGCTGGCTTACCCCCGCGAACGCCTGTAGCGAAATCGACAGAGTGATAGCGGAAATGCTGCGTACCCGTCGTCCTGGTTATCTGGTGCTGCCGACCGATGTGGCACGCGCGCCTGCGACCGCGCCTGTAAACGCTATCACAGCGCCGCGCCCACAGGGCGACGACGCCCAACTGGCCGCATTTCGCGAGGCGGCGCAGGCGCGCTTCGCCAAAGGCGGGCGCGTGGCGCTGCTGGCGGATTTTCTGGCCCAGCGCTTCGGCGTGCAAAACGCGCTGCATCAGTGGATGGACGACACGCCGATGCCGCACAGCTCGCTGCTGATGGGCAAAGGCGTGCTGGATGAAACAAAGCCCGGCTTTACGGGCACCTACAGCGGCGCGGCAAGCGATCCGGCGGTCTGCCGGGCGATAGAAGAGGCGGAGCTGGTTATCTGCGTCGGGGTGCAGTTCGCCGATACCATCACTGCCGGATTTACCCAGCGCCTGACGCGCGACCAGACCATCGATGTCCAGCCCTGGGCCACCCGCGTGGGCGACCGCTGGTTTAGCGGCATCGCCATGGATCAGGCAGTGGCGATTCTGCATGACATCACCAAACGCCATAGCGCGCGCCTCGCGCCGCCGGACGCTACGCCGCCTGCAATAAAATCCACCGCCGCAGGCGCGCTGAACCAGCAGAATTTCTGGCCATTGATCGAAGCGTTTTTACAGCCAGGCGATATCATCGCGGTCGATCAGGGCACCGCCGCGTTTGGCGCCGCCGCGCTGCGTCTGCCCGCCGGCTGCGATTTTCTGGTGCAGCCGCTCTGGGGCTCGATAGGCTACGCCTTGCCCGCCGCATTCGGCGCGCAGACCGCCTGTCCGAACCGCCGTGTGGTGCTGATTACTGGCGATGGCGCAGCGCAACTTTCTATTCAGGAAATGGGGTCGATGCTGCGCGACGGGCAGGCCCCGGTGGTGATGGTGCTCAACAACGATGGCTACACCGTCGAGCGCGCCATTCACGGCGCGACGCAGCGCTATAACGACATCGCCCCGTGGCAGTGGACAAAACTGCCGCACGCGCTGCACGCCGCCAGCCAGGCGCAAAGCTGGCGGGTCAGCGACGCGGCGCAGCTTAAAGACGTGCTGGAACGCCTGTCGCGGCCCGAGCGGTTGTCGTTAATTGAAGTGATGCTGCCGCGCGACGATGTGCCGCCGCTGCTCGATGCCGTCAGCCGGGCGCTGGAAGCCCGTAACGGCGCGCAGGATGAATAA
- the ypeC gene encoding Uncharacterized protein ypeC, translating into MFRSLILAAALLAGTAPLIASASEITLLPSIKLQIGDRDNYGNYWDGGRWRDRDYWRNHYEWRGDRWWRHDNGRHRGWDKHRGWDDRRAYERGYREGWSDRDDRRGWDKHGRGHGHHH; encoded by the coding sequence ATGTTCAGGTCACTGATTCTTGCAGCAGCGTTACTGGCGGGTACGGCGCCGCTTATCGCCAGCGCTAGTGAAATCACCCTGTTGCCATCCATCAAATTACAAATTGGCGATCGCGACAATTACGGTAACTACTGGGACGGCGGCCGCTGGCGCGACCGCGACTACTGGCGCAATCATTACGAGTGGCGCGGCGACCGCTGGTGGCGTCATGACAATGGTCGTCATCGCGGCTGGGACAAACACCGCGGCTGGGACGACCGCCGGGCGTATGAGCGTGGCTATCGCGAAGGCTGGAGCGATCGCGATGACCGTCGCGGCTGGGATAAACATGGCCGCGGCCATGGTCATCACCACTGA
- the yghZ gene encoding Uncharacterized protein yghZ — MVYQADPARYATMEYRRCGHSGLKLPAISLGLWHNFGDATLVETSRQLLRRSFDLGITHFDLANNYGPPPGSAESHFGRILKEDFLPYRDELIISTKAGYTMWDGPYGDWGSRKYLISSLDQSLRRMGLEYVDIFYHHRPDPETPLEETMRALDHIVRQGKALYVGISNYPADRAREAIDLLAQLGTPCVIHQPKYSMFERWVEDGLLDLLKEKGVGSIAFSPLAGGQLTDRYLNGIPADSRAASGSRFLNPDQITPEKLEKVRKLNSLAVQRGQKLSQMALAWVLRDENVTSVLIGASKTSQIDDAVGMLAKRTFTVEERQAIEAILA, encoded by the coding sequence ATGGTTTATCAGGCAGATCCTGCGCGCTACGCCACGATGGAATACCGCCGCTGCGGACACAGCGGCCTGAAGCTTCCGGCCATTTCGCTCGGCCTGTGGCATAATTTTGGCGACGCTACGCTGGTGGAGACCAGCCGCCAGCTGCTGCGCCGGTCGTTTGACCTCGGCATCACCCATTTTGACCTCGCCAATAATTACGGCCCGCCGCCGGGCTCCGCCGAAAGCCATTTTGGCCGCATTCTGAAAGAAGATTTTCTGCCCTACCGCGACGAGCTGATTATCTCCACCAAAGCGGGCTACACCATGTGGGACGGCCCTTACGGCGACTGGGGCTCACGCAAATACCTGATTTCAAGCCTTGACCAGAGCCTCAGGCGCATGGGCCTTGAATACGTGGATATTTTCTATCACCACCGTCCGGACCCGGAGACGCCGCTCGAAGAGACCATGCGCGCGCTGGACCATATTGTGCGTCAGGGTAAGGCGCTGTATGTCGGCATCTCTAACTACCCGGCGGATCGCGCGCGCGAGGCTATCGACCTGCTGGCGCAACTCGGCACGCCGTGCGTTATCCATCAGCCAAAATATTCGATGTTTGAGCGCTGGGTGGAAGACGGTCTGCTGGATTTGCTCAAGGAAAAAGGCGTCGGCAGTATTGCCTTTTCGCCGCTGGCGGGCGGGCAGCTCACTGACCGCTACCTGAACGGTATTCCGGCGGATTCGCGCGCCGCCAGCGGTAGCCGCTTCCTGAATCCGGATCAGATAACGCCTGAGAAGCTGGAGAAAGTGCGCAAGCTGAACAGTCTCGCGGTACAGCGCGGGCAGAAGCTGTCGCAGATGGCGCTCGCCTGGGTGCTGCGCGATGAGAACGTTACGTCGGTACTCATTGGCGCCAGCAAGACCAGCCAGATAGACGATGCGGTGGGAATGCTGGCGAAGCGCACCTTTACCGTCGAAGAACGTCAGGCGATCGAGGCGATACTCGCATAG